cttcttcttgacaaggccactcttgagatcagccgagatacttggagcaattacgcttccaggtgtcccttctccttgcgaatagcactcaaagatcgggcttagggccgttcttaggtttcataggaggcgtggcagctttcttgccacccttcttgaattttcccttagacttgccctgtttcttgaaactggtggtcttgttgaccatcaacacttggtgctctttcttgatctcaatctcagcagcttttagcatgccaaagagttcaggtaactccttgttcatgttctgcatattgtagttcatcacaaagttcttgtaacttggtggcagtgattgaaggacacgattaatccccagtctgttaggaatcactattcccaagtcactgagtttcttcgcatgcccggtcatggcgagcatgtgctcactaacggagctgccttcttccatcatacagctgaagaaatgtttcgatgcttcatagcattccacggccgcatgagtctcgaatatagctttcagctcattcatcaactcatgaggatcgtggtgctcaaaacgtttttgaagatcggattccagactgcacaggatggcacactgaacttgagagtaccgagttttccgagtctcgtaaacagcttttacttcatcggtttcagtttctgcaggagggtcacctagcggtgcatcaagcacatattgcagagaggaagatcctcacatgacggaaccagtcggtgaagttgctaccgttgctcttaagtttttctttctctaggaactggttaaaattgattggggacgccatctctacaacatatatttgcaaaagtttagactaagtttatgacaaattgagttcaaattttaattcaacataattaaaaaactaggtgaactcccactcaaaacaatatccctcgcattgtcttagtgatcacacgaaccaaatccaccgcacctatgtccgatcatcacgagacaaggtgtgatttcaatggcgaacactcaaagtgttcatcatatcaaccatatgattcatgctctacctttcggtatcacgtattccgagaccatgtctgtacatgctaggctcgtcaaggccaccttagtatccgcatgtgcaaaactgtcttgcacccgttgtatgcacttgttgattctatcacacccgatcatcacgagatgcttcgaaacgacaagtcttagcaacggtgctactaaggatgaacacttcattatcttgagattttagtgagggatcatcttataatgctaccgtcgcgatctaagcaaaataagatgcataaaaggattaacatcacatgcagttcatatgtgatatgatatggcccttttgtctttgcgcctttgattttcatctccaaagcacggacatgatctccatcattttcgggcatgatctccatcatcgtcggcgtagcgtcaaggtcaatggcgccgtcttcatgattgtcctccatgtagcaactattacaactactttgaaatactactcaacatgaaatttaaagacaaccataaggctcctgccggttgccataatacaataatgatcatctcatacatattcatcatcacattatggccatatcacatcaccaaaccctgcaaaaacaagttagacgtctctaatttggttttcatattttacgtggtttagggttttcgagagagatctaatctacctacgaacatgaaccacaacgttgatactaatgctttcaatagaagagtaaattgaatcttcactatagtaggagagacagacacccgcaaagcctcttatgcaatacaagttgcatatcgaacgaggaacaagtctcatgaacgcggtcatgtaaagttagtccgagccgcttcatcccactatgccacgaagatgcaaagtactcaaactaaagataacaagagcatcaacgcccacaaaccattgtgttctactcgtgcaaccatctatgcatagacacggctctgacaccactgttggataacgttgcatagaaaacaaaaaatttcctaccgcgaacacgcaatccaagccaagatgcaatctagaagacggtagcaacgagggggtatcgagtctcacccttgaagagattccaaagcctacaagatgaggctcttgttgctgcggtagacgttcacttgccgcttgcaaaagcgcgtagaagatcttgatcacgatcgcttccggcgccacgaacgggcagcacctccgtactcgatcacacgttcggttgttgatgaagacgacgtccacctcccgttccagcgggcagcggaagtagtagctcctcttgaatccgacagcacgacggcgtggtgtcggtggcggtggagaactccggtggagcttcgctaaagctacgcgggagatatggaggagaggggggtggctagggtttgggagggggtggccggccacttcaatggggcggccagcttgtggtcttggggtggccggccccctctcttggcccctcattatataggtggaaccccaagtgttggactccaagtcttcgaataagacccgaaaccaaaaccttccatatgaaaaggaaacctacctagggtgggaatcccacttggggtgggattccccccttccatatggggggtggccggccccctaagggggagtccatttgggactcctcccccactaaggttggccggccatggaggtggagtcccaccgggactccaccttccttggtggtttcttccggacttttctagaaccttttagaaccttccatagaaccttccgaatcattttaattcacataaaatgacatcctatatatgaatcttattctccggaccattctggaactcctcgtgatgtccgggatctcatccgggactccgaacaaatattcaaactccattccatattcaagttctaccatttcaacatccaactttaagtgtgtcaccctacggttcgtgaactatgcggacatggttgagtactcactccgaccaataaccaatagcgggatctggagatccataatggctcccacatattcaacgatgactttagtgatcgaatgaaccattcacatacaataccaattccctttgtcacgcgatattttacttgtccgaggtttgatcttcggtatcactctataccttgttcaacctcgtctcctgacaagtactctttactcgtaccgtggtatgtggtctcttatgaactcattcatatgcttgcaagacattagacgacattccaccgagagggcccagagtatatctatccgtcatcgggatggacaaatcccactgttgatccatatgcctcaactcatactttctggatacttaatcccacatttataaccacccatttacgcagtggcgtttggtgtaatcaaagtaccttttcggtataagtgatttacatgatctcatggtcataaggactaggtaactatgtatcgaaagcttatagcaaataacttaatgacgagatcttatgctacgcttaattgggtgtgtccattacatcattcatacaatgatataaccttattattaataacatccaatgttcatgattatgaaactaatcatccattaatcaacaagctagttaagaggcatactagggacttctttgtttgtctacatatcacacatgtactaatgtttcggttaatacaattatagcatgatatataaacatttatcataaacataaagatataaataataactactttattattgcctctagggcatatctcattCATGTGGGGAGGAGGTGCTCATGGTGACCCCTGTATATATAGCGCGGAGGCcgggcgacggccgcgccacacgtggcatcgccattactacgtgcgcagaggtaggcgacggccacgagccacgcgaggcatcgctattaacgcggccgcagactgccgaagcgacgcctcggtgccagtactggcggagaagacgcatcgacgctgcgcacgctcgcggaagccgaggcacttCATTAACGCTGCCCTGCAAAGGCTGTAGCGCGCCGCCCAgaagtaatgccgcggaagacgaaacagttgtgccgctgccaggcgggcccgtgcgaggaccgagcagacattttccgcgaccgccgagtgtccgcggagacgcaaacctggcgcatatttgggccaggtttgcgtctccgcggacggcccggtcactttgcgtcgccccgctggaggtggtgccagacgcatttccggtcacgacggacacaaacggtcgctcaacgtccgtttgcgtcgcgccgctggagatgccctaaatgtAACCGCGGGTATTATCAATCCAAAAACCTTGAAATAATCCCTAATTAAAGTTCATAACTTTTGCCACTACCCTGAATCGCAGTTTCAGCAAATATTATCAGTAGTTAGCACGATTTCTAGAATgcactttttttttgaaacggatgcAAATTttttgcctcatccattaattaagcagAAGGTGCCCGTtttttaggagaaaatcgggCGAAAGCCTACAAGGACAGGGTcaagcccacacccacccacacgACGCTGCGAAGGGCACACCGATCCACCCTGGCTACCCACAAAAGCTACACAAACTTGAAGTTCGAGTTAGCCTATGTCAAACAGATGGCTCCCCAAGAAAAGGCCGGTAGCTCCGATTTTGATGACGAGCCCCGGAGAGGAGATGCACAAGACCTATGCCGAAAAGGACCTTCAGGCCAACCTGAAGACATTTGGACACGCCGGGGCGGAGCCGACTAACACGGTTTTGCAGCAACCAAACCATGCTCAGCACCATTATCGTTGCCGCCCAAGCCCACCGTCGAGAGTCACCTTATCGCCCACGCGACTCAAGTTCAAGCATCCTCGAAGATGACGAACATTTGGAGCCTCCGCTCTAACATACCGCTGCTCCATCGCGCCGTGCGCGTCCACCAACACCTTTCAAATCATGAGAGGTAAAACATCGCTCTAAGGTTTTTCATACAACAATTTTCATGCAGCACGGAGTTGGCACTCAAATTGAACAACGAAATCACCTGACCAACATGGTTGAAGGCAGATAACATCATAGGTATTACAGTAATCTAACCTATGCAGCCATAAAATTATAATAATCCTTCCAACTAACGGCAAATTCCACATCCACCAGAATCGCAAAGCGCCTGAGCGAGCGAGCTGAGTTCAGCCGGCTCAGGGAGGATACCCTCCTTGGTGATCCGGAGGGCGAATCCCTCGGCCTCCTCCAGCCGCCCAGCTCGGACGGGACGCGGCTTGCCTGCGACCGCACTCGTGCGACCATCCATGCGTCCTTCCGTTAATTCTTCATCCCGTAACTCTTCTGCAGAGTCGGGCTCGAGCGAGGCAGGTCCTGTGTTCTGCCGCCCACCACCGTCTTTCGCAGAGCTGACCAACTGCCGTGTTGTTGGCTCCATCTCCGACGAGTCCATGTTGACCCCACGCCTGAGCGAAAGAGCAGCAGAACTCAGTGTTAGCGTAGCTAGTCCATCTTGTACAGGACTCCGTCAACCCCACGATCACACGATCGCATGTACTCTACGAGTGTAACCACTCGCACGATCCCCTGCCACTCTCCGTGAGCACATTGTACTTGTAACCTATATAAGCTGATCAATACAGAGCTAAGCACCTAAGGTGCATCGCTATATCTCTCTTCATGGTATCAGTTGCTAACCTCTCCTGAGCCCTGCGACCACCATCTTCCGCTGCCACCCTCCGGCGAGCTCGCCATGGCCACTCCCCCTCCTGGTTTCGTCCGCGACCTCGCCAGCACCTTCGACCAGGCCGGCGCCTCTTCTGCTGCAGGCGCCTCCGCGACCGCTGCGGCTTCTACCGTGGCCGTCCCGCCCCCTGCGCCggtgccgccaccaccgccgcctcctGCGCCACAGCACGTCCCGATGGTCACTGCACCACCTGCGACGGCCGCGCTCTTCCTCAACCCTGCGCAGCTCCCTGGCTTCCCGGCTGCTCCTCCACCAGCTGCTGCGGTCACGGCGACGTCCGCGCTCACCGGCGTCTTCGTCAACCAGCACGTCCCAGTCGTGCTCTCCCTCACGCCGTCCAACTACTCGACATGGCGCACGCTCTTCGAGCTCATGTTCTGCAAGTACGGCATCTCCGACCACATCCTCGCCGCTCCATGTCCCCACGATCCGCAGTGGGTCCAGGACGACGCCTTCATCTGCTCGTGGTTGTTCAACCGCGTGTCGCCGGAGATCCTCGGCCTCGTCCACCAGCGGCACCCCACGGCGGCCAGCGTTTGGAGCGCCATCGCCACCCTCTTCCTCGACAACGCTGAGACCTAGGCCGTCTTCATCGGCACTGACTTCCGCAGCCTGATGCAGGGCGATatgccgatgctgcgctacttcgCCCGCCTCAAGGAGTACGCCGATCAGCTGGCCGACCTCGGCTTCCCCGTCGACGACAAGGCCCAGGTGATGAACATGTTTCGCGGTCTCAACCCGCGCTACTTCTACGCCATTCCCATCCTCACCATGCAGCTGCCGTTCCCGTCGTTCCTCCGCTGCCGTGCCTTCCTCATCCTCGAGGAGTCCCGCCTCAACATGGCCGCTGCTCCACCATCTGATGTTGCCCTGCACGCCAGCCGTGCACCACCTAGCGGCCACAACACCAGCGCCCCCACCAACGTCACCACCAACGGGGGCGCCGCACGCACTGGCAACGGCAACGGCAACCGCAACCGCAGAGGCAAAGGCAAGGCCGTGCAGACCGCTGGCGACTCCGGCGGCTCCTCCAGCGGATCCTCCTCCACTGGCGGCCCAACTGTTGGTCGCATCGTCCAGATGCCTGCACCAACCTCCAACCCGTGGACCGGCATGGTCCATGCATGGCCCATGCCTTGGCGCCCGCACGCTCCAGGTGCTGGTGTTCTTGGCCCGCGCCCTGGCGCCCCTTCGCCCTTCGCCGGCCACGCCGCACATCAGCAGCCGTTCGCCGGCCACGtcgtgcagcagcagcagccgccgATGCAGCCCTCGGCCTCGCCCTACTACAACGGCCCCACCTGGGACCAGGCCGCCCTGGTGCAGGCCCTGAACAACATGAGCATCCAACAGCAGCAGGCGCCGCCGGCACCCACAGGCGAGTGGTACCTCGACACGGGCGCGTCTTCGCACATGTCCAACAACCCCGGTATGCTCTCCACTCTAGCTCCTGCTCATTCTCGCATTGTTGTTGGTAATGGCTCCACTTTGCCGGTCTCGCACTCAGGTAGCCTCACCATTCCCACCTCCAGCCATCCCCTCCACCTCCACGACATCCTTGTCTCCCCCTCACTGATCAAAAACCTACTGTCAGTTAAGCGTCTCTGCCGTGATAATCCTGTTAACGTTGAATTTGACCATCTTGGTTTTTGTGTCAAGGATCGAGCAACCAGGACGGTGATCCTCCGATGTAATTCTGGCGGCGACCTGTACCCTGTTCGTGTGTCCCCGCCCTCCTCCATCAGCCTCCACGCCACCGCAGTCTCTGCTGATGTCTGGCACCAGCGCCTCGGCCACCCTGGACGCACCACGCTCTCCCGCGCCCTCCGCTACATAGCGCCTAGCTCTAGTTCAGTAGATGTGCCCGCGCACACTTGTCATGCTTGCCAAGTAGGAAAAAATGTTAGGTTTCCATTTTCCGATTCTCAGCATGTTTCATATTTCCCATTTCAGCTTGTACATTGTGATATTTGGACCTCGCCAGTGTTAAGTTCATCAGGCTATCAATATTACCTATTGCTTCTAGATGATTACAGTCATTTCTCGTGGACATTTCCCCTCCGTTACAAATCTGATGCCTTAGCAGCCATCCAGCGATTCTACAACCTCGCGCACACACATTTCAACCTTCAGGTCCTCACCTTGCAAGCTGATAATGGCCGTGAGTTCGACAACCGAGCTGCGCGCACCTTCTTCGATAGCTGCGGCACCGCCCTTCGCATGTCCTGCCCCTACACATCGGCACAGAACGGACGCGCTGAGCGCATGCTGCGCACACTCAACGAGTCCGTGCGTGCCCTGCTCGTCCATGCGTCCATGCCGCCGCAATTCTGGGCTGAAGCCCTGTCCACGGCCACGTTCCTTCTGAACCGCCGGCCATGCCGCGCTCGTCAGTTCCTCACACCATTTGAGCTGCTCTACTGCGCCATCCCTGACTACAGCGCCATCCGTGTCTTTGGGTGCCTATGCTACCCCAACACCACTGCCACCGCGCCGCACAAACTAGCCCCGCGCTCTGCGCCCTGCATCTTCCTCGGATACTCGCCGGAGCACAAGGGCTACCGGTGCCTCAACCGTGACACCGGGCGTGTCCTCATCTCGCGGCACGTCTTCTTCGACGAAGCACAGTTCCCCTTCGCCTCACCTGCGCCCACCCGCACCTCCACACCGTCGCCCCACGATGACGACACCGTCGTGGTGCCACTCCCAGCAGTGCCTCCCCCTGCATCGCCTCCATGTCCGCTCATCACCGCGGACAGCGCAGCTCCGGCCACACCACATGCTCCTCCTATACTTGCCACGCCCACTCCGTCGCCAGCTAGCCTCGGCCGGTCACCACCCCCATCCTCTTCCACTCGTGGCTCATCTGCGACACCGGCGCTCACCTCACCTGTGCACACCGCACGTTCCTCGCCACCGTCACAGCCAACCCGCAACCCTCCTCGCGCTCCCACGCGTCCTCCTCCTGCTCCCACCCACCCCATGGTCACCCGTGCCCAAAAAGGCACGTTCAAACCCAACCCCAAATATGCCCATGTCGCCACCACCACATCGGCCATCTCACCTATCCCAACCTCTGTGCGGGCCGCGCTTCGTGATACGCCATGGCTAACAGCAATGCAGGATGAGTACCAGGCGCTGCTGAGCAACCGGACATGGAAGTTGGTGCCGCGCCCACCAGGGGCGAACGTCGTCAGCGGCAAGTGGCTCTTCCGCCACAAGTTCCGCGCCGACAGCACGCTGGACCGCTACAAGGCTCGATGGGTGCTGCGCGGCTTCTCTCAACGCCCCGGCGTGGACTTCGCCAAGACATTCTCCCCCGTCGTCAAATCTGCGACGGTCCGTGCGGTGCTCACCATCGCCGCCGCTCGGGACTGGCCAGTGCATCAACTCGACGTCAACAATGCATTCCTACAGGGGCACCTCCATGAGCGCGTCTACTGCCAGCAACCAGTGGGCTTCGTCGACCCTACGCGCCCGCACCACGTCTGCCTCCTCGACAAGTCGCTCTACGGCCTCAAACAGGCGCCACGCGCCTGGTACGAGCGCTTCGCGACGTTCCTGTGCTCCATCGGCTTCGTCGCAGGCAAATCGGACACCTCACTGTTCGTCCTGCGCCACGGCAACGAGCTCGCCTACCTCCTGCTCTACGTGGACGACGTCGTACTCACTGCGTCCTCGAcctcgctccttcgccggctcatcGACAACATGCTCGCCGAGTTTTCCATGAAGGACCTCGGCCCCCTGCACTTCTTCCTCGGGATCAGCGTCGTTCGAACCGCGGCCGGCTTCTTCCTCTCGCAGCATGCCTACGCCACGGAGCTCCTGGAGCGTGCCaacatgcaggattgtcggccggCCACCACACCAGTGGACACTCGCGCCAAACTCTCTGCAGATGCCGGCGATTCCGTCGACGACGCCGTCAACTATCGCAGCCTTGTCGGTGGACTGCAATACCTCACGATGACGCGCCCCGACCTCAGCTATGCGGTGCAGCAGGCCTGCTTGCACATGCATGCACCGCGCGCGCACCACCTCGCCATGGTCAAGCGCATCCTCCGCTACGTCCGTGGCACTGCTGCCTTCGGTCTGCAGCTTCATCGCTCGTCGTCGCTTGATCTCGTCGGCTACTCCGACGCGGACTGGGCGGGCTGCCCCGACACACGCCGCTCTACGTCAGGCTACGCGGTGTTCCTCGGCGACTCCCTCGTCTCCTGGTCGTCCAAACGCCAGCCGACCGTCTCACGGTCCAGTGCGGAGGCCGAGTATCGCGCCGTCGCCAACGTCGTCGCTGAATGCTGCTGGCTTCGACAGCTGCTGGGCGAGCTCCATGTCGTCGTTTCCAAAGCTACGGTGGTGTACCGTGACAACATCTCTGCGGTGTACATGACGGCGAACCCAGTCCACCACCGCCGCACCAAACATATAGAGCTGGACATCCATTTTGTCCGTGAGAAAGTCCAGCTCGGCCAGCTTCGTGTTCTTCACGTTCCAACGACGCAGCAGTTCGCCGACGTGATGACCAAAGGATTGCCGACAGCGGCGTTTGAGGAATTTCGATCCAGCTTATGCATCCGTGCTCCGGACACAGCAGCTGCGGGGGGGTGTTAGCGTAGCTAGTCCATCTTGTACAGGACTCCGTCAACCCCACGATCACACGATCGCATGTACTCTACGAGTGTAACCACTCGCACGATCCCCTGCCACTCTCCGTGAGCACATTGTACTTGTAACCTATATAAGCTGATCAATACAGAGCTAAGCACCTAAGGTGCATCGCTATATCTCTCTTCACTCAGGCTCGAATTTCCTCCCTCAACCTGATGGacgacggcggtggcgacggcggaTGGGTGAAAGTGAGGTGGACGAGCGTCGATGCCTTACCCGAGTTTGTCGACCGCGTTATGAGCCCAAGAGGCCACCTCACGGGCCTCGCCTCATCACGGTTATCTTGCAAACGCTCACTGCTCGCCGCACCAACCTCAACTTGTTCGTGCAAAATATTCTGTCTCCTCTCATTCTGGTACCAACTACTCCCCGTTCTCTTGAAGGAATCACCATACTAGCTAGATGAATCAATTTGGAATTGGTAGCGTTGTTGATTCCGCTTGCTGATTGTTCCTCCTGGGAGTTCAGGGACGAGAAGCGGCAACGGATGGAATTCGTATGCCATAGGATCAGGAAATCATGCGCTAGTTCAATTGATTTTCTGCTGCCTGCGCGATTGATCTTTATGATGCATTTTAGTCTCCAAACTTAGCAGTTACAGTTTGCTATCGCGTACGTATTAACGATAGTGTAATCGTGTTTATTTTAGCCGGAAAAAGAGAGGCGGGGAGGAAAATTGATTAGACCGTGGGATGGAAAATTAACGGAAGGACGCACGGATAGTTGCACAAGTGCGAGCGCAGGCAAGCCGCGCCCGTCAACGAGGACTTCCCGGGAGCGCCTATACCCCGCCTGCGTGCGTGCGGGAGTAGCGCACGCATGCAGGTTCCCACCCGCGCGTCAGTGTTGGGCCTGGCCCAGCTGCCCAAAGaaaggttcttctcatcttctgtgAATATTTTCTATTACTAGTATTTTATTtaaaaaaatatttttgaaaCCTCTTAGATtataaaaatgtttaaatttgaaaattttcaaatctAAAATTTGCCCGAATTTAAAATTTACTCGAAAATTAAAATCGCTCCAAAATTAAAATTTTGCTCGAAAATTAAATTTAAAAATTGCCCGAATTTAAAATTTGCTCGAAAATTAAAATCGCTGGAAATTAAAATTTgctcaaaatttgaaatttctcgAATTTAAAAATTGCTCAAATTTAAATTTGCTCGAATTTGATAAATATATTTAAAAAGAAAATTTAAAAACATAAaactgaaaaaaaacaaagaagaaaagaaagagCGAAAAAAACAAAAACCTACAGAAAACCGCCAGAACGTGAAAACACCTACATAAAAGGAGAATGGGCCATGGCCCGCTCACTCCAGCACGCGTGCGGGCGTTAATCCGCCCCGTTGCTGGGCGGGAAATAGGGATTGGGGGAGTTCCCGGCCACGCACCGGCAGTCAGAACTCGCGGGGggaaaacctatacaccgaccaggtcggtggctaccggccaccgcacaccccctggtcgggtatgggccaggcccattagtGTCTGTTTAGCCTGTAGcagtttgtttttcctttttctttttttcttttctggtttctttttctgttttctttttcttttttcttttttcggttttgtttatatttttcagattcgaaaattttaaattttaaaaattgttcaaattgaaaaatgtttaaattaaaaaatgttaaaaattgaaaaccgttcaaatccaaaaatcgttcaaattcgaaaatcgtttaaatttgaaaaccgttcaaatttgaaatttattcaaattctaaaattgttcgaatatgaaaatcattcagattcgaaaattgttcaaatataaattttgttcaaattcggaaattgttcatagagtaaactacatttttgttcaaatttaaaaatgttcaaatctgaaaaaaatgttcagatttttaaaaagttatttatttttaatttgaattttttaatttgaatttttttagttttgacaaatgttcagattttaaaaaagaaaacaaacaaaagaaaacaaaaagaaaaaacgAATTACCTGATTGTGGGCCGCGGCCCAGCTAGCTACCCGGGAGAGCGAGGGTGTGCGGTATCCTCCCagcgccgaccaggtcggtgtcgaGGAGCTCCCCTCGCGGGCGCCTTGTCAAAATCTTTTCGCAACTCGTTTTAATACTTTCGCAAACAACGTTGGGCTGCAAGTGTGCGACGTTCGGCTTCCAACAAATGGTGGCTTAGCCCAGCAAAAGGGGTGCTCGCTCGCTCGCCTCCCCGCTTATGTTTCGCTGAAGGATCTCTCCAACTGGGCTAGAAAGTCGTTAGGCCCATTTATGTTTCCGGGTGTTCCGTGGCCCATTTGGTCCGTCGCCTGCATTTGTTCGGGTTGCTCGTGTCTGGTTGGACACCGTTCGGGTATATAAACAAGTCAAAACTTCTGTAAACTTTCGATGTGGGACTAAATAATTGAGCTTCCAACGCTAATGTTTGCTACAGTTCCCTACCGCACCCTACCGCACGTGCTCCCGCGGTCCTGCCGCTCCAACGCAGAGCAACACGCACAGCTTTGGTCAGTCGATGTGCAATATACAAATACGCTGCACCTTCCTGCATGTGTCAGATCAAagggaaacaaaaaaaaatataagTGACATGCATTTTTCTTTTGCAGGGGGTGCATGCATGCACTCTCACGTGAAAGAGTGCGGTGCTGACTTTTCCCCTTTTGTATGGACATTTGCCAGGATTAgaagatagaaaataaaaaagTTGCGCTAGAAAAATGCTTTCAATCATCTCGTGTGTACTTTTATTTAGTGCATGCGGATCAATCAAATCTAAATACAGAACAAGGGCTGTAAAATATGGGAATAAAAAATATAGAAACAATAGTTATCGTACGGAGTGATTTCTTCATGTACGTACTTTTATTTTGCTGAGCTTTGTTCTCACACACAAGAAACCACGTACTAGCATGATTCGTCACAGAATACAATTTCATAGTTTGAAAAGTTTTTCGTCAGAAATTTCAGTCGAATAGTTACGAAAAATATCTGAATTTGCAACTAAAAACCGTACGCGCTTTGTTTCTTCTTTTGTCGTATTAGCTCCACACGTGGCGTGAGGATCATCCGATACATGCACGTACCTGACACATTAGCTCAGTGCCGTTTTCTTATGCAATCATGAAGCGACAaagtacatgtgtgcatatatttTCATATTTCCGCAAGTACCTCCTCCGTCAACTAAAAAAAGGCTTAGGTTTGTCTAAAAATAACTGTATCTAGATACTATCTAAAAATAACCGTTATTTAATAATTGTGGCTCAAAAAATGTTTCTTATCATCGTACGTGAAA
This Lolium perenne isolate Kyuss_39 chromosome 1, Kyuss_2.0, whole genome shotgun sequence DNA region includes the following protein-coding sequences:
- the LOC127300489 gene encoding uncharacterized protein, which codes for MQGDMPMLRYFARLKEYADQLADLGFPVDDKAQVMNMFRGLNPRYFYAIPILTMQLPFPSFLRCRAFLILEESRLNMAAAPPSDVALHASRAPPSGHNTSAPTNVTTNGGAARTGNGNGNRNRRGKGKAVQTAGDSGGSSSGSSSTGGPTVGRIVQMPAPTSNPWTGMVHAWPMPWRPHAPGAGVLGPRPGAPSPFAGHAAHQQPFAGHVVQQQQPPMQPSASPYYNGPTWDQAALVQALNNMSIQQQQAPPAPTGEWYLDTGASSHMSNNPGSSNQDGDPPM